The following is a genomic window from Solanum lycopersicum chromosome 6, SLM_r2.1.
ACATTTATTGTTTGCTGATTCATAACGTGGAgtcgttttaatttttttcaatattttttatttttgatattaattatttattttaaatattatgataaaaataagcattttttgtATCTAGGAAGTGTAACAGATACATTGAACCTGGACATACTCGTTGTGTATAAAACCCAGTCCAACTCCACCCATTTTTTTTTTCGCATCAGTTCCAAACTGCAAAACAAAGACTATACCTCTGTTCCTGTATCCTAATTTGGagcaaatcaaaattaaattcattCAGAGCTATCGTATCTAAAAAATGGCTCCGACTATAGCAACAACACTATCTTTCTGTGCCCAATCGAAACCTGCCGGCGGTGAAATCTCCGGCGTACCGGAGTCGGAGATGCTTCGAAAGAGAAACGAAGAGCTGGAGGATGAATTGAAGAAGAGCgtagagagagaagagaaaatgaAAGAAGAGCTGGAGAAGACACGGAGGAGGGTGAAGGTGGCGGAAGAGGCGGAGGAACGCCTTTGTTTTCAGTTAGGTGAATTGGAGGCGGAAGCTGTAGATGAAGCTCGGGCTTATAGAGCCCGTGTTGTTAATTTAATGGAACAACTTTCAGCCGTACAAAAACTTCTTCTATCTGCTTCTAAATGAGTGTAAAATTATATATGCATGCACCTAGTCtagctagttttttttttacttgtatattggatcaatttttcttcttcttaattctACCTTTAGACCTTATTTTCGGTGcattatttgaataaaataattttattcatgatTTTGCGTCGAATCTGTCGATATTGGTTGAATTAATCTCTTCATATACATATTTGGTGTAActatataaaaagaattacactgctagatttctttttttaaggaatttcaatatgccatatatacttgaatttttttttaaaaaattaattaattaaaatggaaaATACACTAACTAATTATCATTTAGGGCTGTTTATCCAAtttttagagagaaaaaaaagaagaagatatatcACTTTAAAATTTCTAGCCTTGAGTTATTTCGATTCATTAGGGGTCTGATTATTATCTATaatctcaaaagaaaaatatgtcgCTATTATTCTCCAATTCATATTGTAAGAGGAATTTTAGACAGAGAAATAGTCACACGTACTCTAGGAATATAGAAATAGTGATCAACAAATTCAAACTCAATTAGTTACCCATTTCGAGacttatcttttttattttcattaggTATACAagaatttgattaaaattaaatttacatcGAAAAATTCCACCTACTTTCTAAACGACTCCTTACAAAAAGAACTACATTTGGAGTTGCATCAAATTTAGGCAGATAAATAGGTAGTCACATATACGCAAGGAATATTGAGCATAGTCAGCAAGAAGCTGGCAGGAAAAAGTTAGGAACTTGTCTGGAATATATGTTACGTGAACTTATAAGATAATACTACGTACATGCCAAGGCAAAATTTTcgcttctaaaaaaaattatatttttataatcatataattattaataatatattatatatatatctaagcATTTATAGTCAAATATactatatcatataaattgaagtGGTTGTGCGTCAACACCAATGTTATaacaattttgaaattaaatatttcaaatagtctaaaatatttataagctTAAAGTAAGTCAAGAAGTGTATAATACGTATCTTGCCATATCCAAAATTTTACATGTTAAATTAGTTGAGAACATATAATAGTCCTAGTTATTCTTTACCCAGCTATAGTTCTAATTACTTCATAtcctattttttcattaaattattgatatgtgatattatatataaaaatgatttaacGTAATTAGGGGTTTAAAGTGAAATTTCAATTTGCTGtctaaaatagaaatatattttctatacgtatttattaaaaaaaaattacactattaagatgaaaattattagtacttaatattattttttattttatttaagattttatcaactcatcattgaaaaacttttttaagtgagacaattattatttgtattgttAATATAATGATACAAGTAAAagttgataaatattaaataaagataaaagttAGAACCAGAATTTGACTCAAAAATTTGATGACTTGATATACCTTATATACTTAGAGTAATGcttgaaactaaaatttaaaaacaaattaaaaaaaattgcaattcactttgtaataattttcactgttaattttcatttttaacaaaGTGAAAAAGATGTTAAgtggataaaataatttatttttaaagaattatactttttatcataaataattaatttttatataaaaatactaacgcataatttacttttaacaaaaattttgagaCACCCAAAATTTGGGGCCTAAGGCAAAGGCCGTATTTATTAGTgcatattatatatacaataaaaaacaattcaatagatctaaacattatatttcttaaaccagtacaatataaattataatataataataaataaaacattattaaattattaaatgataAGTAACAACCATTTTTCTTTATTACGCTTTAACCGAAAAACAGATTGGAAAGCCTGTTCCTCCATCTCGAATTAGGAGTCGGACACATCTGTTCCttctttctatttaattttcaacttattccaaattttcaataatttaattttctacttttgATAAATCAACATGCATGTCACATGTATCACGTTTCGAACAAACTAAACTTctccaaaataaaaagaaaaatagaagactaagacttcttgaaaattttagaaCGAAATTTCTCATGCTATCAATTGAAATAATCCTCCACGAAAGATGTATTGgaaatattttgaattcatttttgaaatattgtCGGTTTATAAAAAAACTCTTTtacttgataaattaaatttaaatatacaccCCTGATTTTGCAAAATGCATAAGTGAAATATGTCCCTAAATTTCTCTTCATGTTTGAGAGTGTTTTCAACAATTCTCTCGACTTTTTATCAAGAGCCTTATGCTCCCACGAGAGTTTAGAGTTTTACGCCACTTGTTATGTCATGTGACAGATTGTGGGTGTATCCAAGTTTAGTTAATCGAGTAGAAACTGTATTTAAGGCTGTCAATAATTCGAAAATGGAATAAATAATTTGTGGCAAGTTCGGACGTCATGTTTTCAACAATTCTCTCttgtttcttaaaaaagaattgtCTTTATACCGAATAATACTTATTTATGGTTTAATTAAGGTTTAGATTCATGCAATttgagattaattaattaaaagcgAGTTTAGAGTTTGACACTGCTTGTTATTTCATGTGACAGATCGTGGGTGTATCTAAGTTTAGTTAGTCGAGTAGAGATTATTTTTAAAGCTGTCAACATTTCAAAAACGAAACTATAATTTGTGTCAAACTCAGAAATCATGTTTTCAatacttttctctttttttaaaaaaaataaaaaattagctGTCTTTATACCAAATCATACTTATTTATGGCCCACTTAAGGTTTAGATTCATGCAATTTGAGATTAATCTTTTGTGGTGTACTCATTGAGGGAAATGTTTTtcaagattcaaaaaaaaaaaagtgaatgacATAGtcattttattgtatttgaaaagtaacattttttttttatcttaataaGTGAATAATATATAGATGCTTAGAGATGTAAGCTGAAAATTAGCAACATATGAATCAACATTGGAAAAGGAAGGAGTATAATGTTTGAAGTTGACGCCATTGTTTCTGCAAACTTTCCAGTTTTACTCTCTTCAATAGGCTGAGTTGCTTGAGTTGTTGATCCTTCTTCATTAGGCCTCTTTACCCTGTTTCAAAATTCAAGACGATATTTGACTGAACATGAAGTTTAAAAAtagattacattatttttttttgacagaCTAAAACGAAAAGAGTTACACGTAAATTGGAATGGACGGAACATTTAAGATGATGAAAGTTTTGAGAGAGTACCCATTCATTGGGCAAAATATGATTGCATAGTCATTAGCTTTGCATGTAAAAGTGCTAGTGCCATCATCAAATGCATAGCTATAAGCCCTTGGACAAGCATTCTTAAATATAGTTGAGTAAAAAGATGGTTGACAAGTTGTTGGATTTGCAAACTGTCCTGCACAGCAATATTGGTCTAAACCAAAAGCCTCACATGCACTCTTGCAAGCCACCACATTCCCTTCTCCTCCATATTCACCCATCACTTGAAGTTCTTTTGGACAACCTGTTccattttgttaaaaaaaaacgAAATTATTCTTCTAAAAAAAGTAACTCAATCTATTGATATATCCCTTAACTTTGcgatttagagctgatataacAGAGTGATGAGAAAATACCCATGTTAAGATTTGAGAGGCAGCCAGTGGCATTGCATCCCCCGTTGACGCCTTGAGGTAGAGCAACCATTGGTAAATTATAGCCATCAACAATACTAACATCATAGAAATCTTTGTTGTCTCCCACGCCAAGAGTTATCTCGAAGAGGGAGGCAGGTGGCGTGGCACCAAGCCCACTACATTCAAGCTTCCCACCACAATCGCCTGT
Proteins encoded in this region:
- the LOC101259547 gene encoding protein RESPONSE TO LOW SULFUR 3, whose product is MAPTIATTLSFCAQSKPAGGEISGVPESEMLRKRNEELEDELKKSVEREEKMKEELEKTRRRVKVAEEAEERLCFQLGELEAEAVDEARAYRARVVNLMEQLSAVQKLLLSASK
- the LOC101259255 gene encoding pathogenesis-related thaumatin-like protein 3.5, giving the protein MLMNIISSKTISFSLLLCSFFSYTFAYNFIIRNNCPFTIWPGTLAGAGTPPLPATGFRLDAGQSITIPSVAGWSGRIWARTGCTFDASGIGSCQTGDCGGKLECSGLGATPPASLFEITLGVGDNKDFYDVSIVDGYNLPMVALPQGVNGGCNATGCLSNLNMGCPKELQVMGEYGGEGNVVACKSACEAFGLDQYCCAGQFANPTTCQPSFYSTIFKNACPRAYSYAFDDGTSTFTCKANDYAIIFCPMNGVKRPNEEGSTTQATQPIEESKTGKFAETMASTSNIILLPFPMLIHMLLIFSLHL